The stretch of DNA ATATTGGTTTTTGGGATGATCGGATGTATGAACTTTACGGGTTATGTAAAGAAACTGACTCACAGATCGTCTGCGAAATTTGGTCTAATTCACTACATCCTGATGATCTTGCTACAAATGAAATGCTACTTCAACAAATTGCCACGGGACAAATAGATGAATATGATACTGAATTTCGTGTTGTGTATCCTGATGGGAGTATTCACTTTAACAAAGCCTATGGAAAACTCGAACGGGATGCAGACGGTAAGCCTCTGAGCATTACTGGGATTAATTTTGATATTAGCGATCGCAAACAAACAGAAATTGCATTACAAAGTAGCGAAGATCGTTTTCGCAGAGTATTTGATTCTAGCGTCGTCGGTATGCTCTTTGCTGATTTTCAAGGGAATATTATCGATGCCAATGATCGCTTTTTAGAGATGGTTGGCTATACCAGAGAAGATTTCCAAACTGGGGCAATTGATTGGCTAGCGATGACTCCACCTGAATACATAGAGCAAGACTATGCCAGCATGGAATATTTGCTCAAACATCGTCAAATCGCTCCTTGGGAGAAGGAATACTATCGCAAAGATGGTAGTCGTGTTTCTATCTTGATTGGGGCTGCATTACTGCAAGATAAAAACAATGAAACCATTTGTGTGATTCTAGATATTAGCGATCGCAAAAATGCCGAAGCAGTCTTGAGAGAAAGCGATCAACGTTGGCAATTTGCCTTAGAAAGCGTTGGTGATGGCATTTGGGACTGGAATACTCAAACCAATGAAGTCTTCTTCTCCCAGCAATGGAAAGCCTTGATGGGATATGCAGATGATGAAATTGAGAATAAATTTGAGTCATGGGAAAATCTCGCCCACCCCGACGATATCGCCCAATCCTACGCGGATATCAATAAATGCCTAAATAGGGAAACTCTCTTTTATGAAAACGAGCATCGGCTACGATGTAAAGATGGTAGCTATAAATGGATCTTAGCCCGTGGCAAAGTGTTTGAGTGGGATGTCAATGGTCGTGCCTTGCGAATGATGGGTACACATACCGATCTAAGCGATCGCAAACAAGCTGAAGCCCAACTAAAACATATTAACGAGGAACTTCTCCTCGCCACAAGGCTCAAGGACGAATTTCTCGCTAATATGAGCCACGAACTCCGCACGCCGCTAAATTCCATCTTAGGAATGTCAGAATCTCTCAAAGAAGAGGTTTTGGGCTCACTAAACGAAAGGCAATTAAAGGCGATCTCTACAGTCGAGTCAAGCGGCGAACATTTGCTATCACTGATCAATGACATTCTCGACCTATCCAAAATCTCATCAGGAATGATGGAACTATATATTGAATCAGTCTCAGTCAAAAATCTCTGTAGTTCCAGTCTAGTTTTCGTCAAACAGCAAGCATTTAACAAGAGAATCCAAATCTATAGCCATATTCCGACCCATATAAACAATATCAATATCGATGAACGTCGCATCAAACAAGTATTGATTAACCTGCTCACAAATTCCGTCAAATTTACTCCCAATGAAGGAAACATAAGTCTCCTCGTTGCGATCGGTAGCGGCGATACATGGCAAGGTGAAGCGACAATTCCCCAACAACTTAGAGAAATGAATTCGCCGAGGATCGTATTTCAAGTAGTAGATACGGGCATTGGCATTGCCCCCAACGATCTACCACGACTCTTTCAGCCCTTTATACAGGTGGATAGCGCTCTCAACCGTCAGTACGAAGGTACTGGCTTAGGACTCGCCCTAGTCAAGCAGATTGTCGAGCTGCATGACGGTCAGGTCATGGCTGAGAGTGAAGTTGGCAAAGGCAGTCGCTTCTCAGTTGTGCTACCCTACGATATGTCTCTGTCTAGCGCTTCAGAATCGGAACCAACCGCCACAACTTCATTGCCACAAGACGTAAATCCTGAAAATGCGATCGCGCCACTTATTTTACTCGCCGAAGATAACGAAGCAAATATTCAAACCTTCACTTCCTATCTGACCGCCGTCAATTACCGTATCATCGTCGCCAAAAATGGAGAAGACGCTGTTGCCATGGCGAAAGCAAATTCCCCAGATATCATCCTCATGGATATTCAAATGCCAATCATGGATGGTATCGAGGCAACTAAGCAAATTCGCCTCGATCTTAACTTGATTAATACTCCCATCATTGCCTTAACTGCTCTAGCGATGGAAGGCGATCAAGAAAGATGTCTAGCGGCAGGAGCCAATTCATATATAGCTAAACCTGTCAAGCTGCGACAACTTAACTTCTTAATTCAGCAAGCTTTAGAAACCATTTAAGAATTCACTAGATCCCCCCCAGCCCCCCTTAAAAAGGGGGGAGAATTTAATTCTTCCCCCTTTTTAAGGGGGATTGAGGGGGATCTCTTAGAGTTTTTGACCGCAGAAAGTAATTCTTAAATGGTTTCTTAGATTCCGTAAATTGAGACAAGGCTCTATAGCTGTCGCCAAACGTACTACTCCAGTGAAGAATTAGCGTTGCGGCGCGAAGCGCCGCAACGCTAATTCTTGGTTTTTGATGTATATTTTTTTGGTGGGAAGAGAGTAAGACATAAAACCCAAGGATTGATTTGTCCTAAGACAAGTAATACCAATTCACAAAATCACACTTTTGGTAACTGGTACTGAGCAATGATCCGCTTGGCGAATTCAGGGACATGAGCCTCTAGCTTTTTAGGATAGTTACGGCGCACATAAAGAAAATTACGGACAAAGTGCGAATCGATCGAAAATCTGCCATATTCCAAACCTTTTGGCCCGACTTTATTGACGACAAAACTAATAATCCAAGCTAGCCAAATCGGAATTGTCATCGCATTGTCATATGCCGAGATACCTTGCTGCACCGCTGCACGGCGATCGCCACTGGATATGACTGGCTGAGTCTGCAATTGATCTTTGATCAGTTCCAGCATCTCTTTGCCAGTCTCGTTTCGCACCACGATCCATTGCCAGCCAAAGGTTGCGCCCATGTAGCCAACAACGATATCAGCGAGAGCATTAGTGTAGTCAAAGCAGGTCATACAAGAAGGTGCAAATACATCCTTGAGTTCTTTAGTATTTAGTCCAAAGAAAGGCACTTGCTCAGTGGAGCCATCGGAATGTCTGAAATGCACATTAAAGTCCTGCATGAATTCATAATGCACGACGGTTTCAGGCGATCGGCTCGTGGTATCCAGAAATTTCTGTAATCCCGATCGCGTCACATTATCTGTACAAGGCGTACCTAATACATAGAGCTTTTCTAGACCAAGTTCTTTCTCGACCGTTCGTAATGCTTGAATCTGGCAACCAACCCCGATCGCTAATAATCTCTTAATACCCGACTGCTCGATTTGCTCTAATACTGAAAGGTTTGGCGAAAGGGTGGGTTTATTGACCCTTGCTGCCAAGATTTCCTCGCGGGTACGAGCGATAATTGGCTGAGGCTTAAAGCGATCGTCTTTACTAGATTGCACACAGACCACACCTTCAACTAAGCCACGCTCTAGCATCTCGATCGCTAGCGTTGAGACAATTCCTGTCCATTGTGCGCCCTCGATCGGCTCAGTTTTACGGGCAGCGATCATTTCTTGATGTACGCCAAAATATAATTCTTGTTCGTTATCGAGATCACGCGATCGCCCATGTGAC from Pseudanabaena sp. BC1403 encodes:
- a CDS encoding Coenzyme F420 hydrogenase/dehydrogenase, beta subunit C-terminal domain, which encodes MSVVPSHRKAKALGDVQRRPAKELCSECGLCDTYYIHYVKEACAFITQHIDELETQSHGRSRDLDNEQELYFGVHQEMIAARKTEPIEGAQWTGIVSTLAIEMLERGLVEGVVCVQSSKDDRFKPQPIIARTREEILAARVNKPTLSPNLSVLEQIEQSGIKRLLAIGVGCQIQALRTVEKELGLEKLYVLGTPCTDNVTRSGLQKFLDTTSRSPETVVHYEFMQDFNVHFRHSDGSTEQVPFFGLNTKELKDVFAPSCMTCFDYTNALADIVVGYMGATFGWQWIVVRNETGKEMLELIKDQLQTQPVISSGDRRAAVQQGISAYDNAMTIPIWLAWIISFVVNKVGPKGLEYGRFSIDSHFVRNFLYVRRNYPKKLEAHVPEFAKRIIAQYQLPKV